One Candidatus Methylomirabilota bacterium DNA window includes the following coding sequences:
- a CDS encoding efflux RND transporter periplasmic adaptor subunit: MTPRRGAALALSVAVLAFAACSRSDGDAKAKAGQRPPAVPVTAATVEARDVPVQIQGIGNVQASSTVSVYSLLSGQIFQAHFKEGQDVKAGALLFTIDPRPFDAALQQAQATMAQHQAAIAQAEANLARDQAQADNARVEEERYKKLVQGGLIAREQYDQILTAHKSALATVDAARAMVANQKALVQADAAAVENAKVQLTYTAIRAPIEGRTGNLLIHQGNVVKANDIGNPLVVINRVHPINVVFAVPERFLDQVKTEWAKGPLAVEATPQGQTVVARGTLSFVNNTVDTTTGTIQLKAAFNNTDNALWPGQ; this comes from the coding sequence ATGACGCCCCGGCGCGGCGCGGCGCTCGCGCTCTCCGTCGCCGTCCTCGCCTTCGCGGCCTGCTCCAGGAGCGACGGCGACGCCAAGGCCAAGGCAGGGCAACGCCCGCCCGCCGTGCCGGTCACCGCGGCCACCGTCGAGGCCCGCGACGTGCCCGTGCAGATCCAGGGCATCGGCAACGTCCAGGCCTCCTCGACCGTATCCGTGTACTCGCTCCTCAGCGGGCAGATCTTCCAGGCCCATTTCAAGGAAGGCCAGGACGTCAAGGCGGGCGCGCTCCTCTTCACGATAGACCCGCGGCCCTTCGATGCGGCGCTCCAGCAGGCGCAGGCGACCATGGCCCAACACCAGGCCGCCATCGCGCAGGCCGAGGCCAACCTCGCGCGCGACCAGGCGCAGGCCGACAACGCGCGCGTGGAGGAAGAGCGGTACAAGAAGCTCGTCCAGGGTGGGCTGATCGCGCGCGAGCAGTACGACCAGATCCTCACGGCGCACAAGTCGGCGCTGGCGACGGTGGACGCCGCCCGCGCCATGGTGGCGAACCAGAAGGCGCTCGTGCAGGCGGACGCGGCGGCCGTGGAGAACGCGAAGGTCCAGCTGACCTACACCGCCATCCGCGCGCCAATCGAGGGACGGACCGGCAACCTCCTCATCCACCAGGGCAACGTCGTCAAGGCCAACGACATCGGCAACCCCCTGGTCGTGATCAACCGCGTGCACCCGATCAACGTCGTCTTCGCCGTGCCCGAGCGCTTCCTCGACCAGGTCAAGACCGAGTGGGCCAAGGGGCCGCTTGCGGTCGAGGCGACGCCGCAGGGGCAGACCGTCGTGGCGCGCGGCACGCTCAGCTTCGTCAACAACACGGTGGACACGACGACGGGCACGATCCAGCTCAAAGCGGCCTTCAACAACACGGACAACGCGCTCTGGCCGGGCCAGT